The Halalkalicoccus subterraneus nucleotide sequence CGTTCGTGTATGCCCACCGACAGCGAGATCGCCTGTTTCGAAGCCGGCATCAAGTTCGGCACGCTGTACCACCAGTTCACCGGGACGCCGGTCGATCACGAGAGCGCCCCCGGCCTCGAACGAGCCATCGAAGAGGCGATCGAGAACCAACCCCACTGTGTCGAGGCGTCGGTGACGATCCACGAGGACCGACTCGACGAGGCGATCGACCCCGCGATCGGTTACACCGAACTGCAGGGCCCACTGATGGACGCCGAGATCCGCGTCGAGTACGAGGGGCACGGGGTCCTCACGAAAATGGAACTCGAAGACGGCTACCCCCGAATGTACGTCGCGAGCGTCGAGGGTTGAACGTTCACTTTCACCGTGCGGTCGGGTCACTCTTAAACCAACGGGGGTCGAACCGTTCGCCATGAGCCAGTCGACCCTGGACGACGACGAACTGCTCGGCGAGGCCGCAAGCGAGATCCGTGCCGACGTCGAGGCGAACATGGAGGCCGCCCGAGCCGAACTGCCGAGCGCCGACGCGATCTGGGACGTCGACGCCGAGAACACCCTCGGGGTGCTCAACTCGCTGAAGTCCTCGCTCGACGCCGGCGACGCCGCCGAAAACCTCCGGGACGCCCGCAAGTGGTTCATGGTCGGCGAGCGCGCCGACGCCTTCGAGGACCCCGACGCGCTCGAAGAGGAACTCGAGGAGCTGGCGGACCTCATCGGGACGGTCGAGGGCGCCCGCGAGCAGGTGACCGACCTCACGAGCACCGTCCCCGAGCTTCGCGGCGAACTGGAAGAGGCGGGTACCGGTGAAGGAGAACCAGAAACGAGCGACGAAGCGGACGACGAGGACGACCTCGAGGAGTGATCAGCGCCGTTCGAGCGGCGTGAAATCGCGCCCCTCGACCACCTCCATGAGTTCGACCAGCGCTGCGCTCGCCAGCGCCAGTAGCTCCTCGCCGCGCTCTCCCGATTCCTCCCCCGGATCGCCGACGACGCCGTTTTCGGTGAACTCCGCCGAGTCGACCGCGAGGTTCACCCGCGAGACCCACTCGCCCCAGCGCTCGGCGGCGCCCTCTCGCGCCTCCTCGATCCGGTCCTCCCGGACGAGGTCGGGGTCGATCCACCGGAGTAGGGCGGTTTCGAGCGGGCCGCCGTGGCCCATGTCGCTCCGGTGGTCGCCGACACCCTCGAACCACGTGTAGGCGAGGGCGTTGGCGGCGTCGTGTCGCGATATCGTTGCACAGACCTCGCCCAGCGCGGGGACGTTGCCCCCGTGGCCGTTGACGAGGATCACCCGATCCCAGCCGTGGAACGCGAGGCTGGCGACCGTCTCGCGGACGTAGGAGCGGAAGGTGTCCGGCGAGACCCACAGCGTTCCCGAAAAGTGACGGTGTTCTTCCGCGATCGAAACCGGGATCGCCGGCGCGACGACCGCCTCGCCATCGTAGGCCTCGCTCGCGGCCTCGGCAACCGCCTTCGCAGTTTCGACGTCGGTTCCGAGCGGGGCGTGCGGGCCGTGCTGTTCGGTGCTGCCGACCGGAAGGAGGGCCAGATCCGTCTCCGCGTCGGCGGCGTCGGTCCAGGTGACCTCCGAGAGGTGCATGCGGTCGGATCGGGGGGCGGCGAGTTAGTTCCGGCGGTGTCTGCAGGAGGAACCGTTTTGTGTGCGGGCAGCGACGTTCGAGTGCTATGAGCGACGACGATTCCAGAGAGCAGGGTGTCGAGTTCGGCGAATTCGAGGAGACGATGGAGGAGATCGATTACCCGATCGACAACGACGAGTTGCTCGAGCAGCACGGCGACGACGAACTCGAGCTCTCGGGCGAGCCGACGACCCTCTCGGAGGTCCTCGACCCCATACAGGACGACGAGCAGACCTACGAGACCGAGGAGGACCTCGAGACGATGGTCATGAACATGGTCGGCGACGACGCGGTCGGTCGGGAGGGCTATTCGGATCGCGGCGGTTCGGCCGAGTCCGAGAACATGGAGGAGGAGCGCGACGAACAGGAGTCCTTCTAATCAGTCGTCGCCCGCTTCGGTTCGGGCCTGGCGTTTCGCCGCCCGTTCGATGAACTCCTCGGGGAGCTCGTCGATCTCTCCCGCTTGAACGCCCCAGAGGTGGGCGTACAGCCCGCCGTTCTCCAGCAGTTCGTCGTGACCGCCGCGTTCGACGATCCGGCCGTCATCGAGGACGACGATCTGTTCTGCGTCCCGAATCGTCGAGAGTCGGTGGGCGATCGCGAAGGTCGTTCGATCCTCGGTCAACTCGTCGAGGCTCCGCTGGATCAGCATTTCCGTCTCGGTGTCGACGTCGCTGGTCGCCTCGTCGAGGACGAGGATCTCGGGGTCCTTGAGGATCGCCCGCGCGATCGAGACGCGCTGGCGCTGGCCTCCCGAAAGTTTGACGCCCCGTTCGCCGACCATGGTGTCGTAGCCGTCGGGGAGGTCGACGATGAACTCGTGGGCCTCGGCGGCGCGTGCGGCCTCGACGATCGCCTCGTCATCGGCGTTGAACGTTCCGTAGGCGATGTTTTCGCGTACCGTGCCGTAAAAGAGGAACGTGTCCTGGCTGACGTAGCCGATCGATTGGCGGAGGCTTCGCAGGGAGACGTCGCGGATGTCCTGGCCGTCGATCCGGATGGCGCCCTCGTCGACGTCATCAGAATCGCTGCGCGATTCTGATTGGCGGACGTGAGCTTTGCTCCCGTCAACATCGTACATCCTGAGAAGGAGCTTCAACACGGTGGACTTCCCCGCACCCGTCGGGCCGACCAGCGCCGCGGTCTCGCCGGGCTCGACGGTGAAGTCGACGTCCTCGATGATGGTTTCGGAGTCGTCGTAGCCGAATGTCACGTCATCGTACTCCACGCGGCCCGCCTCGACTGCGAGGTCGGGAAGGTCGTCGTCGTCGGCGAGCACGCCGGGTTCGTCCATCAGCCCGAACACG carries:
- a CDS encoding dihydroneopterin aldolase family protein produces the protein MPTDSEIACFEAGIKFGTLYHQFTGTPVDHESAPGLERAIEEAIENQPHCVEASVTIHEDRLDEAIDPAIGYTELQGPLMDAEIRVEYEGHGVLTKMELEDGYPRMYVASVEG
- a CDS encoding DUF5790 family protein produces the protein MSQSTLDDDELLGEAASEIRADVEANMEAARAELPSADAIWDVDAENTLGVLNSLKSSLDAGDAAENLRDARKWFMVGERADAFEDPDALEEELEELADLIGTVEGAREQVTDLTSTVPELRGELEEAGTGEGEPETSDEADDEDDLEE
- a CDS encoding creatininase family protein is translated as MHLSEVTWTDAADAETDLALLPVGSTEQHGPHAPLGTDVETAKAVAEAASEAYDGEAVVAPAIPVSIAEEHRHFSGTLWVSPDTFRSYVRETVASLAFHGWDRVILVNGHGGNVPALGEVCATISRHDAANALAYTWFEGVGDHRSDMGHGGPLETALLRWIDPDLVREDRIEEAREGAAERWGEWVSRVNLAVDSAEFTENGVVGDPGEESGERGEELLALASAALVELMEVVEGRDFTPLERR
- a CDS encoding DUF5789 family protein, which produces MSDDDSREQGVEFGEFEETMEEIDYPIDNDELLEQHGDDELELSGEPTTLSEVLDPIQDDEQTYETEEDLETMVMNMVGDDAVGREGYSDRGGSAESENMEEERDEQESF